A genomic region of Ignavibacteria bacterium contains the following coding sequences:
- a CDS encoding FAD-dependent oxidoreductase: protein MNFFKRKIIVIGGSAAGPAAAAKAKRTNPDNEVILYEAGDYISIGTCEIPYVLTGEVETLDKIIFFSPETFEKEKGVKVKIRHRVESIDKHKKKIYVRDLQTQKVFEDDYDKLILCTGSMKKFHPQFRAGLKNVFYLKTVYDVKAIQTFLKNNSVDTSLVIGAGYTGLESLEFIKKISKSIFIADTSNLPLPGFDYEIRRLILEKINEKGITFIPDAADIKPIEKDDRVIKVKINNQQIDVDFVLITIGFEPNNSLAKAANLSLNSPCGSIKVDEKQKTSDDNIYAAGDCCGVKEFITKKPRWLPLASIAHNQGHIAGANAAGGFETFDLVVRNIGFRFFDLNVALVGLTIDEIENENFKWSEVSHIGNSKIKIMPGGTKHLIKIKFQKDTKKIISANLIGGEDIIGKANLISFAIKNNIPITKFYDTNFIYTPTLTPLIETLSILAKKSEE from the coding sequence ATGAATTTTTTTAAGCGTAAAATAATTGTAATTGGTGGTAGTGCTGCAGGTCCAGCTGCTGCGGCTAAAGCTAAACGAACCAACCCAGATAATGAAGTTATACTTTACGAAGCGGGGGATTATATTTCTATTGGAACCTGTGAAATTCCTTATGTGCTCACAGGGGAAGTTGAAACTTTAGATAAAATAATTTTCTTCTCTCCAGAAACTTTTGAAAAAGAAAAAGGTGTGAAAGTCAAAATCAGACATCGTGTCGAATCAATTGATAAACATAAGAAAAAAATTTATGTGAGAGATTTGCAAACTCAAAAAGTGTTTGAAGATGATTATGACAAATTAATCTTATGCACAGGTTCGATGAAGAAATTTCATCCTCAATTCAGAGCAGGTCTAAAAAATGTTTTTTATCTTAAAACGGTTTATGATGTAAAAGCTATTCAAACTTTTCTGAAAAATAATTCAGTTGATACTTCGCTTGTAATTGGCGCAGGTTATACTGGACTTGAGTCACTTGAGTTTATTAAAAAAATTTCAAAATCAATTTTTATTGCCGATACATCTAATCTGCCCTTACCTGGATTCGATTATGAAATACGCAGACTAATTCTTGAAAAGATAAATGAAAAAGGGATCACCTTTATTCCAGATGCTGCTGACATTAAACCCATTGAAAAAGATGACAGAGTAATTAAAGTTAAAATAAACAATCAGCAAATCGATGTAGATTTTGTTTTAATTACCATAGGATTTGAACCGAATAATTCACTTGCAAAAGCAGCAAATCTGTCTTTGAATTCTCCGTGTGGTTCAATCAAAGTTGATGAAAAACAAAAAACATCTGATGATAATATTTATGCAGCCGGTGATTGCTGCGGCGTAAAAGAATTTATTACAAAGAAACCAAGATGGCTACCGCTTGCAAGTATTGCTCACAATCAGGGACATATAGCTGGTGCTAATGCTGCAGGAGGTTTTGAAACTTTTGATTTGGTCGTAAGAAATATTGGATTTCGATTTTTTGATTTAAATGTTGCACTCGTCGGATTGACAATTGATGAAATCGAAAATGAAAATTTCAAATGGAGTGAAGTTTCACATATCGGAAATTCAAAGATTAAGATAATGCCAGGTGGAACAAAGCATCTCATTAAAATAAAATTTCAAAAAGATACCAAAAAGATAATCAGCGCTAATTTAATTGGTGGTGAAGATATTATTGGAAAAGCTAATCTTATCTCATTTGCGATAAAAAATAATATACCCATTACAAAATTTTACGATACTAATTTTATTTACACTCCTACTCTTACTCCATTGATTGAAACTTTATCAATCTTAGCAAAAAAATCAGAGGAATAA
- a CDS encoding bifunctional response regulator/alkaline phosphatase family protein, with amino-acid sequence MNKGKLLWVDDEIELLRSHILFLNEKGYAVDTATNGEDALEMISQNQYDLILLDEMMAGMGGLETLSRIKEINPSIPVVMITKNEEETLMEEAIGSKISDYLLKPIKPNQVLLVCKKFLEKKEIAAQFVSKDYIQDFNYISRRLLEQPDFEDWIEIYLKLINWSLELQEHPELNLQSTFDELMKEARREFSKYIERNYKHWINSEEDRPLLSIDVVQESVIPLLKNGYNVFFFVLDCMRYDQWLVMEEMLRPYFNIKKFSYYSILPTSTPYSRNAIFAGLFPSEIERYYPELWTHGNDDETSHNRFEKELLEKLLERKRVHLKTELKYLKLIDPEYGRNFEQNVLSLIDHNLVAVVVNYLDMIAHSRSDSTILKEIAPNEQAYLSLTKSWFTHSSLLRALRTLSTSKKTRIVITTDHGSVRCMHGAKVLGDREALPNLRYKFGRNLKAEEKQAVYIRNPQEYKLPRRGLTISYIIAKEDYYFVYPTDYSKYLNLYKDTFQHGGISMEEMILPVITLEPK; translated from the coding sequence ATGAACAAAGGAAAACTTCTCTGGGTTGATGACGAAATTGAACTTTTAAGATCTCATATCTTATTCTTAAATGAGAAAGGTTATGCAGTGGATACCGCTACTAACGGTGAAGATGCTCTTGAAATGATCTCTCAAAATCAATATGACTTAATTTTACTTGATGAAATGATGGCAGGAATGGGAGGACTGGAGACTTTATCCAGAATCAAAGAAATAAATCCTTCGATACCTGTTGTGATGATTACAAAAAATGAAGAAGAAACTTTGATGGAAGAAGCCATTGGAAGCAAAATCAGTGATTATCTCTTAAAACCAATAAAACCAAATCAAGTTCTATTAGTTTGTAAAAAGTTTTTAGAGAAAAAAGAAATTGCTGCACAATTCGTTTCCAAAGATTACATCCAGGATTTCAATTATATCTCAAGAAGATTACTTGAACAACCAGATTTTGAAGATTGGATTGAAATTTATCTAAAACTTATTAACTGGAGTCTTGAACTTCAAGAACATCCGGAACTCAACTTACAATCTACTTTTGATGAATTGATGAAAGAAGCTCGCAGAGAATTTTCAAAATATATTGAAAGAAACTACAAACACTGGATTAATTCTGAAGAAGACCGTCCGTTATTATCAATTGATGTCGTGCAGGAATCAGTTATTCCATTATTAAAAAATGGTTACAATGTATTCTTCTTCGTGCTTGATTGTATGAGATATGATCAATGGCTGGTAATGGAAGAAATGCTGAGACCTTATTTTAACATTAAAAAGTTTTCTTATTACTCAATTCTTCCCACTTCAACTCCATACTCAAGAAATGCCATTTTTGCTGGACTATTCCCATCAGAAATTGAAAGATATTACCCAGAACTCTGGACACATGGAAATGACGATGAAACTTCTCATAATCGTTTTGAAAAAGAATTGCTGGAAAAATTACTCGAAAGAAAAAGAGTTCATCTCAAGACTGAATTAAAATATTTGAAACTCATTGATCCTGAATATGGAAGAAACTTTGAGCAAAATGTTTTATCTCTCATAGATCACAATCTGGTTGCAGTCGTGGTAAATTATTTAGATATGATTGCTCATTCCAGATCTGATTCAACAATATTAAAAGAAATCGCTCCAAATGAACAAGCTTATCTTTCATTAACAAAAAGTTGGTTTACACATTCCTCATTGCTTAGAGCTTTGAGAACACTTTCGACAAGCAAAAAAACTCGAATTGTTATAACTACTGATCACGGAAGTGTAAGGTGTATGCATGGTGCAAAAGTTTTAGGCGATCGTGAAGCCCTTCCAAATCTCCGTTACAAATTTGGACGAAATTTAAAGGCAGAGGAAAAACAAGCAGTTTATATTAGAAATCCACAAGAATACAAATTACCCAGAAGAGGATTAACTATTAGTTATATCATCGCTAAAGAAGATTATTACTTTGTTTACCCCACTGATTACAGTAAATATTTAAATCTTTATAAAGATACTTTTCAACATGGTGGAATCTCAATGGAAGAAATGATCTTGCCAGTAATAACACTTGAACCAAAATAA
- the tsaB gene encoding tRNA (adenosine(37)-N6)-threonylcarbamoyltransferase complex dimerization subunit type 1 TsaB — translation MKLLSISTASDVLSLSLVEDDRMISYFESEGNKRHAELISPEIKHLMESSRLKFSDLDGVCVNLGPGSFTGLRVGLSIAKGIVFGANLKLYGYTNFEEFLKQAVSKEKIDGKCAILIPSRKNEFYFGAFAVQKEGFTQLDSFELMSFDELKNYVHHFEYLIFDEKIKNIFQEFSETVRLISLKNNAYYGALLVKSNPEKYYCENYSYLEPLYLKNFDAKLKK, via the coding sequence ATGAAACTATTATCAATAAGTACCGCATCTGATGTATTAAGTTTATCATTGGTCGAAGACGATAGAATGATATCTTATTTTGAATCCGAAGGAAACAAACGACATGCTGAACTAATTTCACCTGAAATAAAGCATTTAATGGAAAGTTCCAGATTAAAATTTTCAGATTTGGATGGTGTTTGTGTAAATCTTGGTCCTGGTTCTTTTACAGGTTTGCGTGTTGGACTTTCAATTGCGAAAGGGATTGTATTCGGTGCCAATCTAAAATTATATGGTTATACTAATTTTGAAGAATTTTTAAAACAAGCTGTTTCAAAAGAAAAGATAGATGGTAAATGCGCCATTTTAATACCTTCACGAAAAAATGAATTTTATTTTGGTGCTTTTGCGGTTCAAAAAGAAGGATTTACTCAACTTGATTCTTTCGAATTAATGTCTTTTGATGAGCTCAAAAATTATGTTCATCATTTTGAATATTTGATATTTGATGAAAAAATAAAAAATATATTTCAAGAATTTAGTGAAACAGTTAGATTGATATCTTTAAAAAATAATGCTTATTATGGTGCATTGCTGGTAAAATCAAATCCAGAAAAATACTATTGTGAAAATTATTCCTACCTTGAACCTCTTTACCTCAAGAATTTTGATGCAAAGTTGAAGAAGTAA
- a CDS encoding bifunctional (p)ppGpp synthetase/guanosine-3',5'-bis(diphosphate) 3'-pyrophosphohydrolase — MFMFSNKYQKMYNNLIEVCKKNLGTFDEKLIRNAFEFALEAHKNDLRASGEPYFDHPYEVAMIIAKEIPLDDISIASALLHDVLEDTEITYETLVQHFNPTVAEIVDGVTKIGGVIRDHDASQAENYRKLLLSMVKDIRVILVKFADRLHNMRTLEFLSREKQIRIAKETMQIYVPFAHRFGLAQIRWELEDLSFKYLDPEAYEDIRKKLKATRREREAYIKKTIAPIKQKLDEEGLKYEIEGRPKHFYSIYRKMINRGKSFEEIYDLFAIRIILDTENIYECYNVLGIITQIYRPVPDRLHDYIALPKSNNYQSLHTTVVGPDGKMVEIQIRTRRMHEIAEKGVAAHWKYKNSYKPTDKEIEEWVDWIRDIFENVSSREEANRDIIESFKLNLYQDEIFVFTPKGDLKVLPKGATPVDFAFQIHTKVGFHCIGAKVNGKIVPLDTKLNSGDQVEIITSKNQTPNRSWEKFVVTSKAKQEIRKWIRQQENKQVEEGKNLFAKVLKKLKIHINNDDLLKLVHKHKFDNLNEFFKAVAAGSVDVEQILVHKTETEKITLEEEAKKLDFEKFADSTRAQVGGVLIAGDKLDILHNFAKCCNPIPGDEILGFITRGEGIKIHRKNCKNLDRLMKFHEGRIIEVNWPNTDGNYFIAAIKIIGEDRPGMLSEISQTIVNTQNTNIKSVNIQSHRNIFYGTISVSVKNLEHLNRIIERLRKITGIETVERFEVSN; from the coding sequence ATTTTTATGTTTAGCAATAAATACCAAAAAATGTATAACAATCTCATCGAGGTTTGCAAAAAAAATCTCGGTACCTTCGATGAGAAATTAATTCGAAATGCTTTCGAGTTTGCACTAGAAGCGCATAAAAATGATCTACGTGCCTCGGGTGAACCTTACTTTGATCATCCTTACGAAGTTGCGATGATTATCGCAAAAGAAATCCCTTTAGATGATATCTCAATTGCATCCGCATTACTTCATGATGTATTGGAAGATACAGAAATCACTTACGAGACATTAGTTCAACATTTCAATCCAACAGTTGCTGAGATTGTTGATGGTGTGACAAAAATTGGCGGCGTTATTCGAGATCACGATGCAAGTCAAGCAGAAAATTACAGAAAACTTCTTCTTTCAATGGTTAAAGATATTAGAGTGATTCTTGTAAAGTTCGCTGACCGTCTGCATAATATGAGAACACTCGAGTTTCTTTCGCGTGAAAAACAGATTCGAATAGCAAAAGAGACAATGCAAATTTATGTCCCATTTGCTCACAGGTTTGGACTTGCACAAATCAGATGGGAACTTGAAGATTTATCTTTCAAATATCTTGATCCTGAAGCTTATGAAGATATCAGAAAGAAATTAAAAGCTACTCGACGGGAAAGAGAAGCTTATATCAAAAAGACAATTGCACCGATAAAACAAAAGTTAGACGAAGAGGGATTAAAGTATGAAATAGAAGGAAGACCAAAGCATTTTTATTCAATCTATCGTAAGATGATTAATCGCGGGAAAAGCTTTGAGGAAATTTATGATTTATTTGCAATTCGAATAATTCTGGATACTGAAAATATTTATGAATGTTATAATGTTCTTGGTATTATAACTCAAATTTATCGTCCTGTTCCCGATCGACTTCATGATTACATAGCATTACCAAAATCGAATAATTACCAATCGCTTCATACAACTGTTGTAGGTCCAGACGGAAAAATGGTTGAAATCCAAATACGAACAAGGCGAATGCATGAAATTGCTGAAAAAGGTGTTGCAGCTCACTGGAAATATAAAAATTCATATAAGCCAACTGATAAAGAAATAGAAGAGTGGGTTGATTGGATAAGAGATATTTTCGAAAATGTATCAAGTCGTGAAGAAGCAAATAGAGATATTATTGAAAGCTTTAAGTTAAATCTTTATCAAGATGAAATTTTTGTTTTCACACCAAAGGGTGATTTAAAAGTTCTGCCTAAAGGAGCAACACCAGTCGATTTTGCTTTTCAAATTCATACCAAAGTTGGTTTTCATTGTATTGGTGCAAAGGTTAACGGAAAGATTGTACCTCTTGATACAAAGTTAAATAGCGGTGATCAAGTTGAGATTATAACTTCGAAAAATCAAACTCCGAATAGAAGCTGGGAAAAATTTGTTGTTACATCAAAAGCAAAACAGGAAATCAGAAAATGGATTCGTCAGCAGGAAAATAAACAGGTTGAAGAAGGAAAAAATCTTTTTGCAAAAGTTCTAAAAAAATTAAAAATCCACATTAACAATGATGATCTGCTAAAACTTGTTCATAAGCATAAGTTTGATAATCTAAATGAGTTCTTCAAGGCAGTGGCTGCAGGCTCGGTTGATGTTGAACAAATTCTGGTTCATAAAACGGAAACGGAAAAGATTACATTAGAAGAAGAAGCAAAAAAATTAGATTTCGAGAAATTTGCTGATTCGACTCGAGCACAGGTTGGAGGTGTTTTAATTGCAGGTGATAAGTTAGATATTCTCCATAATTTTGCGAAGTGTTGTAATCCAATTCCTGGTGATGAAATTCTTGGTTTTATTACTAGAGGTGAAGGAATTAAAATTCATCGAAAAAATTGTAAGAACCTTGATCGACTAATGAAATTTCATGAAGGTCGAATTATTGAAGTTAATTGGCCAAATACGGATGGAAATTATTTCATTGCCGCCATTAAAATTATTGGTGAAGATAGACCAGGAATGTTAAGTGAAATTTCTCAAACAATTGTAAATACGCAAAACACCAATATTAAAAGTGTGAATATTCAATCTCATCGAAACATTTTCTATGGAACAATTAGCGTAAGTGTAAAAAACCTTGAACATTTAAATCGAATAATTGAAAGATTGAGAAAAATTACAGGCATTGAAACAGTCGAGCGTTTTGAGGTTTCTAATTAA
- a CDS encoding DUF2905 domain-containing protein, protein MQKVFIIIGIGFLLIGFLFPYLSKLPLFRLPGDIVIEKPNFKFYFPITSMILLSILLSLIMWVIRKFFN, encoded by the coding sequence TTGCAGAAGGTTTTTATAATAATCGGCATTGGATTTTTACTTATTGGTTTTTTATTTCCTTATTTAAGCAAACTTCCCTTGTTCAGGCTGCCAGGTGATATTGTTATTGAAAAACCAAATTTTAAGTTTTACTTTCCAATTACCTCAATGATTTTACTGAGTATTTTACTTTCGTTAATTATGTGGGTTATCAGAAAGTTTTTTAATTAA
- the tsaE gene encoding tRNA (adenosine(37)-N6)-threonylcarbamoyltransferase complex ATPase subunit type 1 TsaE, with protein sequence MNLKFLVSNSPEETFEIAKDFSSELKPGDIVALIGNLGTGKTIFVKGICAGLNAEQNPLSPTFSIINEYNGKYKIYHFDFYRIKNIEELYDIGYEDYFNDESICLIEWADMFPEILPKDTIEVKIELGEIENQRKISIKKL encoded by the coding sequence TTGAACTTAAAATTCCTAGTGTCTAACTCTCCAGAAGAAACATTTGAGATAGCAAAAGATTTTTCCTCTGAATTGAAACCAGGCGATATCGTTGCATTGATTGGAAATCTTGGAACTGGGAAAACAATTTTTGTTAAAGGAATTTGCGCAGGTTTAAATGCTGAACAAAATCCATTAAGTCCGACTTTTTCTATCATCAACGAATACAATGGCAAGTACAAAATTTATCATTTTGATTTTTACAGAATAAAGAATATCGAGGAACTGTATGATATAGGTTATGAAGATTATTTTAATGATGAAAGCATTTGTCTGATAGAATGGGCAGATATGTTCCCCGAAATTTTACCAAAAGATACAATTGAAGTTAAAATTGAACTTGGTGAAATAGAAAACCAAAGAAAAATTTCTATCAAAAAATTATGA
- the der gene encoding ribosome biogenesis GTPase Der, with amino-acid sequence MKIPVVVIVGRPNVGKSTLFNRLIGKREAIVDPTSGVTRDRNYGEVEWCGKVFNLIDTGGFVPDSDNVFQKAIAEQINAALQESDAIIFLLDAIDGVTPVDKMIANLLRKSNKPIYVVVNKVDNEERESLSADFYELGFDKIYTISAQLGRKIGDFLDILTKDFPENLEILEEKEETPRFAVVGKPNVGKSSFVNAILGYDKHIVTDIPGTTRDAIDTKIKYYGREITLIDTAGLRRRSKIAESIEFFSVLRTLKALDRCNVAIVLIDATQGIEKQDMRIINEAIKRKRGIIIAVNKWDLIEKDDKTARKFEVALKEILGEFNYIPIVFISALTRQRIYKVIEMALKILDEWSKKISTSQLNDFLERTFRNISLPSTPTGKEIKIKYGTQVKSGPPVFAFFTNEPKYIQDHTKRFIENKIREEFGFEGVPLTLVFKRK; translated from the coding sequence ATGAAGATACCAGTAGTTGTAATAGTCGGAAGACCTAATGTTGGCAAGTCAACATTATTTAATCGTCTGATAGGAAAAAGGGAAGCAATTGTTGACCCAACATCTGGAGTTACACGAGATCGCAATTATGGCGAAGTTGAATGGTGTGGAAAAGTTTTTAATTTAATTGATACTGGCGGCTTTGTTCCCGATTCAGATAATGTATTCCAAAAAGCAATTGCCGAACAAATCAACGCTGCGTTGCAAGAAAGCGATGCGATAATTTTCCTCTTAGATGCAATCGATGGTGTAACTCCTGTCGATAAAATGATTGCAAATCTTCTGAGAAAATCCAATAAACCAATCTATGTTGTAGTAAACAAAGTTGATAACGAAGAAAGAGAAAGTTTATCAGCAGATTTTTATGAACTAGGCTTTGATAAAATTTACACCATATCTGCTCAACTTGGTAGAAAGATTGGTGATTTCCTTGATATTCTAACAAAAGATTTCCCAGAAAACCTCGAAATCCTCGAAGAAAAAGAGGAAACACCGCGATTTGCGGTAGTCGGAAAACCAAATGTCGGCAAATCATCTTTCGTCAATGCAATTTTAGGATACGATAAACATATCGTAACTGATATTCCGGGAACGACAAGAGATGCAATTGATACTAAAATTAAATACTATGGAAGAGAAATAACTTTAATTGACACAGCTGGTTTACGACGAAGAAGTAAAATTGCTGAAAGCATTGAATTTTTTAGCGTCTTAAGAACTCTTAAAGCCCTTGATAGATGCAATGTGGCGATTGTATTGATTGATGCAACTCAAGGAATTGAAAAACAAGATATGAGAATAATTAACGAGGCAATTAAAAGAAAAAGAGGAATAATAATCGCAGTTAATAAATGGGATTTGATTGAGAAGGATGACAAGACTGCCCGAAAATTTGAAGTTGCTCTCAAGGAAATTTTAGGTGAATTCAACTATATTCCTATTGTCTTTATTTCTGCACTTACAAGACAAAGAATTTACAAAGTCATTGAAATGGCATTAAAGATTCTTGATGAGTGGAGTAAAAAAATCTCAACAAGTCAACTGAACGATTTTCTTGAAAGAACCTTTAGAAACATTTCATTACCTTCAACACCGACAGGGAAAGAAATTAAAATCAAGTATGGTACTCAAGTGAAAAGTGGACCACCTGTTTTTGCTTTTTTCACAAATGAGCCTAAATATATTCAAGATCACACTAAAAGATTTATCGAAAATAAAATTCGTGAAGAGTTTGGGTTTGAAGGCGTTCCTCTAACTTTAGTGTTTAAAAGAAAATGA
- the upp gene encoding uracil phosphoribosyltransferase encodes MKLKNLTIVDHPLAKRDLTILRDKNTTPLEFRNAIKRISSVLVTAVTKNFELKEIKVQTPLEKTVGYKLNHEVVIVPILRAGLTLVDPFLEMIPDASVGHIGLYRDEETLKPVDYYLKLPKNIKRAKVLVIDPMLATGGSASAAISFLKERGAKDITLVCLVAAPEGVNKVSTEHKDVKIFAVSLDRTLNDRGYILPGLGDAGDRTFGTF; translated from the coding sequence ATGAAACTAAAAAATTTAACCATTGTTGATCATCCACTTGCAAAAAGAGATTTGACAATTCTCCGTGATAAAAATACAACACCGCTCGAGTTTAGAAACGCAATTAAAAGAATTTCATCAGTTCTTGTGACAGCAGTCACAAAAAATTTTGAATTGAAGGAAATTAAAGTTCAAACACCTCTCGAAAAAACGGTGGGTTATAAATTAAATCATGAAGTTGTAATTGTTCCAATTTTAAGAGCAGGTTTAACCCTTGTTGATCCATTTCTTGAGATGATCCCGGACGCAAGTGTGGGGCATATTGGTTTGTATAGAGATGAAGAAACACTAAAACCAGTTGATTATTACTTGAAACTCCCAAAAAACATTAAAAGAGCTAAGGTTTTAGTTATTGATCCAATGCTTGCAACTGGAGGGAGTGCCTCAGCTGCAATTAGCTTTTTGAAAGAAAGAGGTGCAAAGGATATTACACTTGTCTGCCTCGTAGCCGCTCCCGAGGGAGTTAATAAAGTTTCAACAGAACACAAGGATGTAAAAATCTTTGCGGTTTCGCTCGATAGAACTCTGAACGATAGAGGATATATTCTTCCCGGTCTGGGTGATGCAGGTGATCGAACATTTGGTACTTTTTAA
- a CDS encoding thymidine phosphorylase, with the protein MNPVEIIIKKRNGQRLTEDEIKFFVNGFLTGEIPDYQMSAFLMAIYFNGMSSEETVALTHTMLYSGEVLNLSHIEDLKVDKHSTGGVGDKTSLIIAPIAAAAGVKVPMISGRGLGHTGGTLDKLEAIPGFRTDLSKEEFIRIVDKIGACLIGQTKEIAPADKKIYALRDVTGTVESIPLICASIMSKKLAEGINSLVLDVKTGNGAFMKSLDDSKNLAVNLKNISEAFGVKTIAYITDMNQPLGNYVGNWLEVYESVKILKNEIHNDLTELCHLLAGTMIYLGGKSRDINEGVEISKKLISNGKAYQKFLEIVESQSGDVSYIENLEKYPEPKYRIEVKSNRDGFISLMDTFSIGMLGIELGAGRMKYTDTIDPKAGFIFFKKIGDEIKKGELLAEIRTDKNIAEYFTQKLLNSIEISESKPEPLPLVYTTI; encoded by the coding sequence ATGAATCCTGTCGAAATCATTATTAAAAAAAGAAATGGTCAAAGATTGACCGAAGATGAAATTAAATTTTTTGTAAATGGTTTCTTAACCGGCGAAATACCTGACTATCAAATGTCAGCTTTTTTAATGGCTATTTATTTTAATGGTATGAGCTCTGAAGAAACAGTCGCTTTGACTCACACGATGTTATACAGTGGAGAAGTGCTTAACTTATCTCATATTGAAGACCTAAAAGTAGATAAGCATTCTACTGGAGGAGTAGGCGATAAAACATCTTTGATTATTGCACCTATCGCTGCCGCAGCTGGAGTTAAAGTCCCAATGATCAGCGGAAGAGGATTAGGTCACACAGGCGGTACACTCGATAAACTCGAAGCAATTCCGGGTTTTAGAACCGATTTATCAAAAGAAGAATTTATAAGAATTGTTGATAAAATTGGTGCGTGTTTAATCGGTCAAACAAAAGAAATTGCACCGGCTGATAAAAAAATTTATGCTCTGCGTGATGTAACTGGTACTGTTGAATCTATTCCGCTTATTTGTGCAAGCATTATGAGCAAAAAATTAGCTGAAGGAATCAATAGCCTTGTTCTAGATGTGAAAACAGGAAATGGTGCTTTTATGAAAAGTCTTGATGATTCAAAAAATCTTGCTGTAAATCTTAAAAATATTTCTGAAGCATTTGGAGTGAAAACGATTGCTTATATCACTGATATGAATCAACCGCTTGGAAATTATGTCGGCAATTGGCTGGAAGTTTATGAGTCTGTAAAAATTTTAAAGAATGAAATCCATAATGATTTAACCGAACTTTGCCACTTGCTTGCCGGGACAATGATTTATCTTGGAGGAAAATCAAGAGACATTAATGAAGGTGTTGAAATTTCAAAAAAGTTAATCTCTAATGGAAAGGCTTATCAGAAATTCTTAGAAATTGTTGAAAGTCAATCTGGTGATGTCAGCTACATTGAAAATCTGGAAAAATATCCTGAACCAAAATATAGAATTGAAGTAAAATCAAATCGAGATGGATTTATTTCGCTGATGGATACATTTTCAATTGGAATGCTTGGAATTGAACTCGGTGCCGGAAGAATGAAATACACCGATACAATTGATCCTAAAGCCGGTTTTATCTTTTTCAAAAAAATCGGAGACGAAATAAAAAAAGGTGAATTATTAGCAGAAATCCGAACCGATAAAAATATCGCTGAATATTTTACTCAGAAACTTTTAAATTCAATTGAAATTTCTGAATCGAAACCAGAACCTTTACCACTTGTTTATACAACAATATGA
- a CDS encoding DUF4296 domain-containing protein, translated as MKKVILILFLSISLFNCKSNYRIEEKDFVNLYADLLILKEIYRGNDSGYIKARDSVYNVYKVNQFIVNKTLEYYNSDTEKWKKFFEKVVKRLEEQPTSIQLNY; from the coding sequence ATGAAAAAAGTTATTCTTATCCTGTTTTTATCAATATCACTTTTTAATTGTAAATCTAATTACAGGATTGAAGAAAAAGATTTTGTAAATCTTTATGCAGATCTACTCATCTTAAAAGAAATTTACAGAGGCAATGACTCTGGTTACATAAAAGCTCGAGACTCAGTTTACAATGTCTATAAAGTAAATCAATTTATAGTCAATAAAACACTTGAATACTATAATTCCGATACAGAAAAATGGAAAAAGTTTTTTGAAAAAGTTGTCAAACGCCTGGAGGAGCAACCAACCTCAATTCAACTCAATTATTGA